In Brevibacillus brevis, a genomic segment contains:
- a CDS encoding response regulator transcription factor, with amino-acid sequence MLILAVEDEQALLQAIAGVLSDEGYQVDTAERGDDGLLLAQRGIYDLLVLDIMMPGMDGLTMVKTLRAKGITTPVLFLTAKDSVKSRVEGLDAGADDYLVKPFAAEELTARARALLRRNGKTGAEGEMSYGPLSLKVNEYDGFIDDEPMKLTTKEYELLKYFLQNREQILTRQQIFDRVWGIDSEANYGVVDLYVHYLRKKLGPYEGFIRTIRNVGYILKKEER; translated from the coding sequence ATGCTGATTCTTGCAGTAGAGGATGAGCAAGCCCTGCTTCAGGCGATCGCCGGAGTCCTCTCGGATGAAGGCTACCAAGTGGACACCGCCGAGCGTGGAGACGACGGGCTTTTGCTGGCCCAGCGGGGAATTTACGACCTGCTGGTGCTCGATATCATGATGCCGGGAATGGACGGGCTGACTATGGTCAAAACGCTCCGTGCGAAGGGGATTACGACGCCGGTGCTGTTTTTGACGGCAAAGGACAGCGTGAAGTCCCGCGTGGAAGGTCTGGACGCGGGGGCGGACGACTACCTGGTCAAGCCGTTTGCCGCGGAAGAACTGACTGCCCGTGCGAGAGCGCTTCTGCGCCGCAACGGCAAAACAGGAGCGGAGGGCGAAATGTCGTACGGCCCGCTCTCCCTGAAAGTGAACGAATACGACGGCTTCATCGACGACGAGCCGATGAAGCTGACGACAAAGGAATACGAGCTGCTCAAGTACTTTTTGCAAAACCGGGAACAGATCTTGACCCGCCAGCAAATTTTTGACCGGGTGTGGGGGATCGACTCGGAAGCCAACTACGGGGTGGTCGACCTGTACGTCCACTACTTGCGGAAGAAGCTGGGGCCTTATGAAGGCTTTATCCGCACGATCCGCAACGTGGGCTACATTTTGAAGAAGGAAGAACGATAA
- a CDS encoding efflux RND transporter permease subunit, whose translation MHISERAIRRPVTVMMGVLIVIILGIMSLSRIPIDLYPKIEIPTIAVITSYSGVGPEEMENLVTKPIEQAVATVAGIKSVSSTSREGNSMVIVEFNYGVDLDKAVTEVTQKVERAKRSLPDDVDSPTVARMDPNSTAVLTLAVSADMGADQLKSYVQDQIAPALERVNGVASVTVSGGLDREIKVVVDQSKLEQYGITVSDISQQLKSQNMDSSGGNITEGGVSYTVRSLGKFKSVDDIRKVSIPLKDGSRIFLEDVAQIQDGFKEVSIENTMNNQTTVTLSIMKQSGTNTVAVVDDLYAEMVKQRMSMPQSMSVMALSDQSSFIRASINTLVHDTLIGGVLAILIILLFLKSASNTVIIATAIPISVISTFTLMYFADMSINIMSLGGLTLGIGMIVDDAIVVLENIHRHRETGLSIKDSAVKGTKEVAMPVIAATLTTVAVFFPIVFVEGVTAQMFRDLGVTVSFSLLASLIVSLTVTPMLTAKWTTSHKKDMLKAAQADSPKHSRVLSTYRRILNWSLHHRKSVLAIGIASLVAGVGLIPFIGSEFMPTSDQGQINVSISMPNGTELEKTREAVTQAQAILSTIPEVKTIFTAVGSTNATRGNSASTSAGSFLLILSDKSERQRSTAEVTDEIRQKLNRFPGARLRVSEAGGTTLPGMGGGGGQFGGASPISYAIRGNDEDTLKEVAEGLTAAIAEVPGVREADNNLEESRPEIQVKLDRVRAADLGVTQSLISSTIQTALKDQVATKYETAGTEVDVTLSLSDGQASSMQDIGNLLLTTPKGELIQIKDVADVVMAAGPQAIQRYNQTRVVNVTAATAPGQDLGSVTAAIDQVLATYPIPPGYTIEKQGQNQQMDESTKSMLIAFGLAIVLVYIILAAQFESMVYPLSIMLSVPLSIFGATFSLWVTGRPISVPAFIGLILLAGLVVRNAIVLIDFTNILRREGMERTEALLTAGPVRLRPILMTTFCTVLALLPLALGLGEGAESQAPMATVVIGGLLFSTMLTLVVIPVVYAMLDDMSIRLKKVVRITLPFRKPKTVGMEK comes from the coding sequence ATGCATATATCGGAACGAGCCATTCGACGACCCGTCACGGTCATGATGGGCGTCCTCATCGTGATTATCTTGGGAATCATGTCGCTGAGCCGGATTCCTATCGATTTGTACCCAAAAATTGAAATACCGACCATCGCCGTCATCACCAGTTATTCGGGGGTAGGTCCCGAAGAAATGGAGAATCTCGTCACCAAGCCGATCGAACAGGCCGTCGCGACGGTCGCTGGCATCAAGTCGGTGAGCTCCACCTCCAGGGAAGGGAATTCGATGGTCATCGTAGAGTTCAATTACGGGGTGGATTTGGACAAGGCCGTCACGGAAGTCACGCAAAAAGTCGAGCGTGCGAAGCGCTCCTTGCCGGACGACGTGGACTCTCCGACGGTGGCCCGAATGGACCCGAACAGTACGGCCGTACTGACCTTGGCGGTGTCGGCAGACATGGGAGCCGACCAACTGAAAAGCTACGTGCAAGACCAGATCGCCCCTGCGCTGGAGAGGGTGAACGGCGTCGCTTCCGTGACTGTATCCGGCGGTTTGGACCGGGAAATCAAGGTGGTTGTCGATCAGAGCAAACTGGAGCAGTACGGAATCACGGTCTCGGATATCAGCCAGCAGCTGAAGAGCCAAAACATGGACTCTTCCGGCGGGAACATCACGGAGGGCGGCGTGTCTTACACCGTCCGTTCTCTGGGGAAATTCAAGTCGGTAGACGACATCCGCAAGGTATCGATTCCGTTGAAGGACGGAAGCCGGATCTTCCTCGAAGATGTGGCGCAAATTCAGGACGGATTCAAAGAAGTATCCATCGAAAACACCATGAACAATCAGACGACGGTCACGCTCTCGATCATGAAGCAGTCGGGAACCAACACGGTTGCGGTCGTGGATGACTTGTACGCCGAGATGGTCAAGCAAAGGATGAGCATGCCGCAGTCGATGTCTGTCATGGCGCTCTCCGATCAGTCGTCGTTTATTCGCGCGTCTATCAACACGCTGGTTCATGACACCCTCATCGGAGGGGTGCTGGCGATCCTGATCATCTTGCTGTTCCTGAAAAGCGCGAGCAATACCGTCATTATCGCCACGGCGATCCCGATCTCGGTCATTTCCACGTTTACGCTCATGTATTTTGCCGACATGTCGATCAACATCATGAGCTTGGGCGGTTTGACGCTGGGGATCGGGATGATCGTCGACGACGCGATCGTCGTTTTGGAAAACATCCATCGGCACCGGGAGACCGGCCTTTCCATCAAGGATTCGGCTGTCAAAGGTACCAAGGAAGTGGCGATGCCCGTTATCGCTGCGACTTTGACGACTGTCGCGGTCTTTTTCCCGATCGTGTTTGTGGAAGGCGTCACTGCACAGATGTTCAGAGACCTCGGGGTCACGGTGTCGTTCTCCCTGCTCGCGTCTCTGATCGTCTCGCTGACGGTCACCCCTATGCTGACGGCCAAATGGACCACTTCGCATAAGAAAGACATGCTGAAAGCCGCACAGGCGGATTCACCGAAACACTCGCGCGTCCTGTCGACGTACAGACGCATCCTGAACTGGTCCCTGCATCACCGCAAATCGGTCCTGGCGATCGGGATCGCGTCGCTGGTGGCGGGCGTTGGTCTGATTCCGTTTATCGGGTCCGAATTCATGCCGACGTCCGATCAGGGGCAAATCAACGTCTCCATCTCCATGCCGAACGGGACGGAGCTGGAGAAGACGAGGGAAGCGGTCACGCAAGCGCAGGCGATTTTGTCGACCATTCCCGAGGTGAAGACCATCTTTACGGCAGTGGGCTCGACGAATGCTACCCGCGGCAACTCCGCCTCGACTTCAGCGGGTTCCTTTCTGCTGATCCTCTCCGACAAATCGGAGCGGCAACGGTCGACCGCGGAAGTCACAGACGAAATCAGACAAAAGCTCAACCGCTTTCCCGGGGCAAGGCTCAGGGTCAGCGAGGCCGGGGGCACAACCTTGCCTGGCATGGGCGGTGGCGGCGGACAGTTCGGCGGCGCTTCGCCGATTTCCTACGCGATCCGCGGAAACGACGAAGATACGTTGAAGGAAGTAGCAGAGGGCCTGACGGCGGCGATCGCAGAAGTGCCCGGTGTGCGGGAAGCCGACAACAACCTCGAAGAGTCCCGCCCGGAAATCCAGGTGAAGCTGGACCGGGTGCGCGCCGCTGATTTGGGCGTTACACAAAGCCTCATTTCCAGCACGATTCAGACGGCCTTAAAAGACCAGGTCGCGACGAAATACGAGACGGCAGGGACGGAAGTGGACGTGACGCTCAGCCTTAGCGACGGTCAGGCGAGCAGCATGCAGGATATCGGAAACCTGCTGCTGACGACGCCAAAAGGAGAGCTGATCCAGATCAAGGATGTGGCGGATGTCGTCATGGCAGCCGGTCCACAGGCGATTCAGCGCTACAACCAGACCCGCGTGGTCAACGTCACCGCGGCGACGGCTCCCGGTCAAGACTTGGGAAGCGTGACAGCCGCAATCGATCAAGTGTTGGCCACTTATCCGATTCCGCCGGGCTACACAATTGAGAAGCAAGGTCAGAACCAGCAGATGGATGAGTCGACCAAGAGCATGCTGATCGCGTTTGGCCTTGCCATTGTACTGGTGTACATCATTCTGGCCGCCCAGTTTGAATCGATGGTCTATCCGCTTTCCATTATGCTTTCCGTTCCGCTGTCCATTTTCGGGGCGACATTCAGCCTCTGGGTGACGGGACGGCCGATCAGCGTCCCCGCCTTTATCGGGCTGATCCTGCTGGCAGGGCTGGTCGTGCGCAATGCGATCGTGTTGATCGACTTTACCAACATCCTGCGCCGCGAAGGGATGGAGCGGACGGAGGCATTGCTCACCGCAGGTCCTGTTCGTTTGCGCCCGATCCTGATGACGACGTTTTGTACCGTGCTGGCACTTTTGCCGCTGGCGCTCGGACTGGGGGAAGGGGCGGAAAGCCAGGCACCCATGGCGACGGTGGTCATCGGAGGGTTGCTGTTTTCTACCATGCTTACCCTTGTTGTGATCCCGGTCGTTTATGCTATGCTTGATGATATGTCGATCCGTTTGAAAAAAGTGGTGCGGATCACGCTGCCGTTTCGCAAGCCAAAAACGGTGGGCATGGAAAAATAA
- a CDS encoding efflux RND transporter periplasmic adaptor subunit has protein sequence MEESKVNPTLRKIAMGLMVLAVVTGCSSNPENSNRRNSQAARAVPVEVKKATQEEFAVQMNLSGRLEAIQQVDVPSKATGRVQKLLVKVGDQVKSGQPIAVLDGEELQIQLQKAQASMMSAKAKYAEATEGTDAETLAQTANSLADLQNKANAAKVDLERSEKLFSEGAISTAEVEKARLALTTALTNLENQKQKAQQEKKGPTKAELDSAAATLKQSEADYALSQLNVANLTIKSPIDGVIGSLSATVGENVSNNAVVAQVINISTMKVTAKASEGQVGQFEPGQTVTVKVPSANMTVNGKITSVSPLADSSKSYPIEIEVENKELRAKAGMVASIEVKGNPHKAIVVPREAVITKAQSSYVFVVEGEKAKQVTVTTGESDGTKIEILSGLQGGESVVVQGQNTLTDNSTVAVIDPTQLQNGGGKKAGNRGQGSGAGQQGGAGRQDGAAQQGEAGQQGGAGQQGEAVQQGGRGQQGGAGRQGGESQQGGQGTSGGQANPGGQTNSTGTPEPTATPKG, from the coding sequence ATGGAGGAAAGCAAGGTGAATCCAACGCTTCGAAAGATCGCCATGGGTCTAATGGTACTGGCCGTGGTGACCGGATGCTCAAGCAATCCTGAAAATTCTAACAGGAGAAATAGCCAGGCTGCCCGAGCCGTGCCTGTAGAGGTGAAAAAAGCAACACAGGAAGAATTTGCGGTGCAGATGAATCTATCGGGACGGCTGGAAGCGATCCAGCAGGTCGATGTTCCTTCCAAGGCTACGGGCCGGGTCCAGAAGCTGCTTGTAAAGGTAGGGGACCAGGTCAAGAGTGGGCAACCGATTGCCGTCTTGGACGGAGAGGAGCTGCAGATTCAGCTGCAAAAGGCGCAAGCATCCATGATGTCAGCGAAGGCCAAATACGCAGAGGCGACAGAAGGAACAGACGCGGAGACGCTTGCGCAGACAGCCAATTCGCTGGCGGACCTGCAGAACAAGGCAAACGCCGCGAAAGTAGATCTGGAGCGTTCGGAAAAACTGTTCAGCGAAGGCGCCATTTCCACGGCAGAGGTGGAGAAAGCCCGATTGGCGTTGACGACGGCTTTGACCAACCTGGAGAATCAGAAGCAAAAAGCGCAGCAAGAGAAAAAAGGTCCGACGAAAGCAGAATTGGACAGTGCAGCGGCAACGCTCAAGCAGTCTGAAGCGGATTACGCCTTGTCCCAGTTAAATGTGGCCAATCTAACGATCAAGTCGCCGATCGATGGCGTGATCGGCTCTCTGTCCGCTACAGTCGGGGAAAACGTATCAAACAACGCGGTCGTAGCGCAAGTGATCAATATCTCTACCATGAAAGTCACTGCGAAGGCTAGCGAGGGGCAAGTGGGCCAATTCGAGCCGGGGCAGACCGTGACGGTGAAGGTCCCATCAGCCAATATGACGGTGAATGGAAAAATCACGTCCGTCAGCCCGTTGGCGGATTCGAGCAAGTCATACCCGATCGAGATCGAGGTAGAGAATAAGGAGTTGCGGGCAAAAGCAGGGATGGTCGCTTCAATTGAAGTGAAAGGAAATCCACACAAAGCCATCGTGGTTCCACGCGAGGCTGTCATTACGAAAGCCCAAAGCTCGTATGTATTCGTAGTCGAAGGAGAAAAAGCGAAACAAGTGACAGTCACAACAGGGGAATCCGATGGAACGAAAATCGAGATCCTGAGCGGACTGCAGGGCGGGGAGTCCGTGGTGGTGCAGGGTCAGAATACCCTGACAGACAATTCGACCGTAGCGGTCATCGATCCGACCCAGCTGCAAAACGGTGGAGGAAAAAAGGCAGGGAATCGCGGCCAGGGCAGCGGGGCCGGTCAGCAAGGCGGCGCTGGTCGGCAAGATGGTGCGGCTCAGCAAGGTGAAGCGGGTCAACAAGGCGGCGCCGGTCAGCAAGGTGAAGCGGTTCAACAAGGCGGCAGGGGTCAGCAAGGTGGAGCCGGTCGCCAAGGGGGAGAAAGCCAGCAAGGCGGACAGGGCACTTCGGGTGGACAAGCCAACCCTGGCGGACAAACCAACAGCACAGGCACCCCCGAGCCAACGGCAACTCCAAAAGGATAG